The genomic DNA ATGATTCTAATGGATTTATTTTTTCAAGGTTGTTAAATGCATTAAGAAAAGCTGGGTGTATTGACGTTATAAATAAAGACAATAATTATTACATCAAGTTTACAGGCAAAAAGAAGGATTGCTGCGATATAAAAGATAATTTAGCTTTAAATTTTGAAATGATTATAAACAATTTAGAAAATAAAATCAGGGAGGAATTAATATGGATTTAAGAGAAAAAATAAGAGTAATAGAAGACTTTCCTAAGAAGGGAATTAGCTTTAAGGACATAACTACTTTATTAAAAGATGGAGATGATTTCAGATACGTTATAGATAAAATTGTTGAAATTGTAAAGGAAAAGGAAGTTGATATTGTTGTAGGTCCTGAAGCAAGAGGTTTTGTTTTAGGAGCACCTGCAGCATATTCGCTTGGAGTTGGTTTTGTGCCAGTTAGAAAGCCAGGTAAACTTCCTGCAGATACTTTGAAGTTCGAGTATTCGCTTGAATATGGCAACGATGCTCTTGAAATTCATAAGGATGCAATAAAACCAGGCCAAAGAGTTCTAATTGTTGATGATTTATTAGCTACCGGTGGAACAATCTCAGCTGTTGCAAAGCTTGTAGAACAGCTTGGAGGAGTTGTTGCAAGCATGGTATTTGTAGTAGAGCTTACAGGATTAAACGGAAGAGAAAAACTTGAAGGATACGATGTAGAATCTCTTGTTCAGTATGAGTTCTAATTGTCGAAAAAATTTGCAAATTGGTGATAATTAATATATAATATATTAAAAACATGGCTGGTTTATACCAGCCATAAATTTTACGAGGGAAGAGGGCTAGTATGCTTCAAAGGATTTTGGATAGGATAAATGAGAACAATCTTGAGGTTAATATAGAGCTTATTAAAAAAGCATATTCAATTGCCGAAAAGGCACACGAAGGACAATTTAGGGAATCAGGGGACCCATATATATTGCATCCTGTTGAGGTTGCGTTGATTCTTATCGATATGGGGCTGGATACTGATACTATTTGTGCTGCCCTCTTGCACGATGTGGTTGAAGATACGCAACTAAGTTATGACGATGTAAAAAACGATTTCAACGAAAGCATCGCAGACCTTGTTGATGGAGTAACTAAACTTGGAATGATTGAATACAAGACAAAGGAAGAGCAGCAGGCAGAAAATATTAGAAAAGTTCTTATTGCAATGTCAAAGGATATAAGAGTAATACTGATAAAGCTTGCCGATAGACTTCACAATATGAGAACGCTAAAATATTTACCTCCTGAAAAGCAAAAATCAAAGGCACAGGAGACTCTTGATATATACGCCCCTCTTGCCCATAGGCTTGGTATATCCAAGGTGAAGTGGGAGCTTGAAGATTTGTGTCTTAGGTATTTGCACCCAGAGGAATATTATGAATTAGTATCAAAGGTTCAGAAAAAGAGAAATGAAAGAGAAAATGAGATAAATGAGATAAAGCGCATATTAAATGAAAAACTAGAGCAGTCGGGAATTAAAGCGGATATAGATGGAAGACCAAAACATTTTTACAGCATCTACAGAAAGATGTATTATAAAAACAAGACATTTGACCAGATTTTTGACCTTTTAGCCGTGAGGGTTATTGTTGATAGTATAAGGGATTGCTATGCTGCCCTTGGAATTGTCCATACCTTATGGAAACCTATTCCAGGAAGGTTTAAGGATTATATAGCCATGCCAAAGCCTAATATGTATCAATCGCTTCACTCTACTGTTATCGGTCCAAATGGACAGCCCTTTGAAATACAAATAAGAACATGGGACATGCATAGAACAGCTGAATATGGTATAGCTGCCCACTGGAAATACAAAGAGGGAATCGATGACAAAGAACTCGATATGGATGATAAACTTAAGTGGTTAAGGCAGATACTTGAATATCAGAAGGAGACCAAGGATGCTAAGGAGTTTATGGAGACGGTCAAGATTGACCTGTTTTCAGATGAGGTATTCGTGTTTACTCCCAAGGGCAATGTTATCGACTTGCCTGTTGATTCAACTCCAATTGATTTTGCTTATAGGATTCATACGGATGTAGGAAATAAATGCATTGGAGCCAAAGTTAACGGAAAGATGGTTCCACTTGATTATAAATTAAAAACTGGGGATATAGTCGAGATAATAACAAATGCAAATTCAAAGGGACCGAGCAGGGACTGGTTAAATATAGCTAAGAGTTCCCAGGCAAAGAACAAGATTAGACAATTCTTTAAAAGAACATTTAAAGAGGAAAACATCGAAAAGGGCAAGGAGAGCATAGAGAGGGAAATTAAAAGACAGGGGCTTAATTTCAGCGAAGTGATGAAGTCTGAATATATCGAAGTCGTATTAAAGAAATTTAATTTTTCAAATTTGGATGATTTATATTCATCCATTGGAAATGGTGCTTTAACGTCTAATCAGGTTATTAGCAGAATAAAGGAAGAGATAAGAAAGAATGAGCCGCAAAAGGAAGTAGTAATAGAAGAAAAAGTTGAGAGAAAGCCTAAGAAGTATGAAAATAAAAAGCCTGGAATTGTAGTTGAAGGTGAAAAGGACCTTTTTGTTAGATTTTCAAAATGCTGCAATCCTATTCCAGGCGATGAGATAATTGGTTTTATAACCAAGGGTAGAGGAATTTCTATTCATAGAAAGGATTGCACTAATTTTCAACATCTTGCTGAAAATGAACCGGAAAGGGTTGTTGAAGCAAGCTGGACAGGTGAGCATACTACAAATTTCCTTGCTGAAATATCAATTGAGGCTACGGATAGATATGGTCTAATTGCGGATGTATCTACCATATTGACAAACTCAAAACTGCCGGTTAAGGCGATTAATGCAAGAACAACCAAAAACAATGTTGCTTTAATCAATTTAACGCTTGAGGTCAACAACGTTGACCAGATAGAAAAGATTATGAGAGAATTAAGAAGGATAACGGGAGTTACAGACGTTTATAGAAATTTAAGCTAGGGGTGGTAAAATGAGAGCAGTTGTGCAAAGAGTG from Caloramator mitchellensis includes the following:
- a CDS encoding adenine phosphoribosyltransferase, with amino-acid sequence MDLREKIRVIEDFPKKGISFKDITTLLKDGDDFRYVIDKIVEIVKEKEVDIVVGPEARGFVLGAPAAYSLGVGFVPVRKPGKLPADTLKFEYSLEYGNDALEIHKDAIKPGQRVLIVDDLLATGGTISAVAKLVEQLGGVVASMVFVVELTGLNGREKLEGYDVESLVQYEF
- a CDS encoding RelA/SpoT family protein; its protein translation is MLQRILDRINENNLEVNIELIKKAYSIAEKAHEGQFRESGDPYILHPVEVALILIDMGLDTDTICAALLHDVVEDTQLSYDDVKNDFNESIADLVDGVTKLGMIEYKTKEEQQAENIRKVLIAMSKDIRVILIKLADRLHNMRTLKYLPPEKQKSKAQETLDIYAPLAHRLGISKVKWELEDLCLRYLHPEEYYELVSKVQKKRNERENEINEIKRILNEKLEQSGIKADIDGRPKHFYSIYRKMYYKNKTFDQIFDLLAVRVIVDSIRDCYAALGIVHTLWKPIPGRFKDYIAMPKPNMYQSLHSTVIGPNGQPFEIQIRTWDMHRTAEYGIAAHWKYKEGIDDKELDMDDKLKWLRQILEYQKETKDAKEFMETVKIDLFSDEVFVFTPKGNVIDLPVDSTPIDFAYRIHTDVGNKCIGAKVNGKMVPLDYKLKTGDIVEIITNANSKGPSRDWLNIAKSSQAKNKIRQFFKRTFKEENIEKGKESIEREIKRQGLNFSEVMKSEYIEVVLKKFNFSNLDDLYSSIGNGALTSNQVISRIKEEIRKNEPQKEVVIEEKVERKPKKYENKKPGIVVEGEKDLFVRFSKCCNPIPGDEIIGFITKGRGISIHRKDCTNFQHLAENEPERVVEASWTGEHTTNFLAEISIEATDRYGLIADVSTILTNSKLPVKAINARTTKNNVALINLTLEVNNVDQIEKIMRELRRITGVTDVYRNLS